Genomic window (Croceicoccus sp. Ery15):
GCCGATGTCGCGCTATGGGTGATGATCGAAACGGCGGCGTCGGTGCTGGCGCTGGAACGGATTGCGCAAATGGCCGCGACCACGCCATTGGGCGGGCTGGTGCTGGGCGCGAACGATCTGTCCAAGGAAACCGGCATGTTGCGCACCGTCGGGCGCGAGGCGCTGGTCCCCGTTCTGTCGCAATGCGTGATGGCCGCGCGCGCCCACGGCCTGGTCGCGATCGACAGCGTGCTGAACGCGATCGGAGAGGACGAGCGGCTGCATGGCGAATGCCGACAGGGCCGCATGTTCGGTTTCGACGGCAAGATGCTGATCCACCCGTCGCAGATCGACGCTGCCAACACGGCCTTTGCCCCTTCCCCTGACGCTCTGGCCGAGGCGGAGGCGATCGTCGCGGCCTTTGCCGACCCCGCCAATGCGGGCAAGGCCGTCGTCACCGTCAACGGCCAGATGGTCGAAGAACTGCACCGCGACGAGGCAAGCGCCCTGATCGCCCGCGCAAAGGCCATCGCCGCGCGCGGCTGAAACGCGCTGCAAATGCGAAATTTAACCGATTGTTTACCTCTATGCGCGAGTCTGGAGGCCGTGGGGACTCGCACCGTGCGTGACCGCTGCTGATCGATTCGAGGGGGACGTCACTGCATGGATACGCTGCGCTTCTTCGGCGATGTCGGCGCGCCGGATGCACTTTGTCCCGATGATCCACTCGATCTGACCGGTTTCGAACATTTCGCCGAGGCAGAGGCGGAGGCCAACGCCTGCCACGCGCCCCCGCCCGCCATCGGGCAGGACGAACGCCGCATGCAGGTGCGCGCCTATAATTACTGGGCCGGATTGCTGGGCGAGGATGATTTTCCCGAAATCTACCGGCTGGACCCGCAAGGCCATCCCGATTTCGGACCCTATTCGGTGCTGCTCGACCTGTCGGAGGATCACAGCGATCCGCGCATCGTGCATCTGGGCAGATCGCTGGCACGTGCCTGCGGCTGCGCGCTGGGCGAACAATCGGCGCGCCTGTCCGACGTTCCGGGCAACAGCCTGCTGACACGCATTACCGACCATTACAGCGAGCTGCTGGCCAACCGCGCCCCCATCGGGTTCGAGGCGGAATTCGCCTCCGGTCCCGAACGGCTGGCGATCTATCGCGGCATATTGCTGCCCTTTTCGTCGAACGGGCACGAGATCGATCACGTCTATGGCGTGCTCAACTGGAAGGAGCTGGCCGATGGCGATGTCGCCGGATCGCTTCCCGCTTCGGTAGAGCTGGCCTGCCCCTCTGCCGAAACCGAAACGCCATGGGGCGAAGCGGTGGCAGAGCCGGTGGCCGAACGGCTGCGGTCGATCACGCCCGCGGGTTTCGATACGCTTTCTGCGGACGGGCCCGAATTCACCCTGCTGATGGCTCGCCGCCTCAGCTCGGGCAATGTCGTGTTGCTGGGCGAACTGCCCTATGACCGTGACGGGGTCGAACGCGCCGCACAAGGGCTGTAGGCCCGCGCCAATTTCCGACCGCTGCAGCCGTTGACCCGACTGTCGCGACCATGCACGGTCGTTGCTCTATGCCGCTGCTCAGAACGCCGCCCGTCATATTCCCCTTTTTCGGCCATCGCAGCGTGACACGGCTGCGTATCGCGGGCCGCGCCCTTCGCAACCGTCCACCCCGCTGGGACCACGATTCGCGGCTGGCCAAAATGCGCGCGCTCGCTTCGCATTTCGCCTCGCGCGAATATGCGGGGCTGCCGATCCAGCTCGAAATACGCGCCCCTTCGGGCGAAAGCTCGCTCCACGCCGGTTTCACCGATGACGAGGGTTATCTGGATTTCGACCTGCCGCTCGAAAACTGGGCGATGCCGCGGCAGACCGAATGGGAGACCATCTGCTTTACATGGAACGACGGCGAAGGGGCGCAATCGGCAGAGGGCTATGTGTTGGCCCCCGGCGAGGACAGCGATCTGGCGGTGATATCCGACATCGACGATACGATCATCGAAACGGGAATCACGGGTGGATTCCGCTCCGTTCTCAGGAACTGGCAGCGGATTCTGGCGCAAATGCCCGCCGAACGGGTGCAAGTGCCCGGGTCCGACCGGTTCTATGGCGCGCTATCGGGCGGGCTGTTGCCGGCAGCTGCGGGCAAGCATCTGCCCGCCACGCGCCATCCGTTCTTTTATGTCTCGTCCAGCCCGTGGAACCTGTTCGCCTATCTCACCACTTTCATCCAAAGCCGCGGCCTGCCGCTCGGCCCGCTGGAACTGCGCGATTGGGGCCTGAACCGCGAGACGTTCGGATCGGCCAGCCATGGCAGGCACAAGGTGCTGGCCATGCAACGCCTGCTCGACTTTTATCCGGACCTGCGTTTCGCACTGATCGGCGACGATACGCAGGGCGATCTGGTCGCGTTTGCGCAAATCGTCCTGGCCCGCCCTGATCGCATCGCCGCGATCTTCATCCGGCAAGCGGGCGAGGCGCATTCGCCAGAGGAAGAGCAGGCCAAGGCCGATATCGGGCGCGCGGGCGTGCCGCTGTGGCTGGGCAGCGAGTATGATATGGGGCGGCAATTTCTGGACCGCATCGGCCTGGCCCACGATCATGAGGCGGAGCGCATTGTCGAAACCGTAAGCGAAACCGGCAGCGGCAGCGGGTCCGGCCAGACCGAATAACGCGCGTCTTTCGCCCTTCAGCATGCGTTCACACCATTGTGGGCACGCCCTGCGATCACTAGAACAATGGCCAACATGTCGCGTCCGAAACACTCTTCCGCTCCGTTGCGCCGTCTGGCGCGCGCCGCGATGTGGCTGTCCGCCCTGCTGGCGCTGGCGCTGTTTTCCGCGCGCCCTGCCATGGCGCAATCGATCCTGCGCGATGCCGAGACGGAGGAACTGTTCAAGGACATGTCCGCCCCGCTGATCGAAGCGGCAGGGCTGGAGCCTAATAATGTCGATGTCGTCATGGTCGGCGATCCGTCGGTCAATGCCTTCGTCGCGGGCGGGCAGGTCGTCTATATCCATGCGGGCCTGATCGGAGAGGCGGATAACGCGCTGCAGGTTCAGGGCGTGATCGCGCACGAGCTGGGCCATATCACCGGCGGCCATGTGATCGGCATCGGTCAGGGCGCGCAGGCGGCGACCAATATCTCGATCCTCTCGCTGCTGCTGGGCGTGGCGGCCGCGGCGGCCGGCGGCGGAGAGGCCGCGATGGGCGTGATGGCCGCGGGCCAGCAGGCGGCGATGGGCAAGTTTCTGGCCTTTACGCGCGGGCAGGAATCGGCGGCCGATCTAGCGGGTGCGCAATATCTGTCGGCAGCGGGCATGTCGGGGCGCGGCAGCATCGAATTTTTCCAGAAACTGCAACAGCTTGAACATCGCGCGGGCTATTTCGCCAAGTCCGAGGACACGTTCTATCGCACCCACCCCTTGTCGCGCGACCGTATCCAGACGCTGGAACATGTCTATATGCGCGACCCCGCGTGGGACCGGCCCAATAATGCGGATATCGAGGCGCGCTTCCGCCGCGTGAAGGCCAAGCTGTACGGCTATCTGGCCGATCCCAAGGATACGCTGGCCCATTATCCGGCCAGCGATACCAGCGTGCCTGCGCGCTATGCCCGCGCCTATGCCTATCACAAGGAAGCGCGCGTCGACATGGCATTGAAAGAGGTGGACGCGCTGATCGCCACAGCGCCGCACGACCCCTATTTCCTCGAATTGCGCGGACAGGTCCTGCTGGAAGCGGGGCGGCCCGACGAATCGCTGGCGTCATTGCGCGAAGCGGTGGAAATCACGCGGTTCCAGCCGCTGATCGCGACCATGCTGGGCCATGCGCTGATCGCGACCGAGGACAAGGACCATTACGAAGAGGCGGAGCGCGTGCTGCGCGCATCGGTGGCCCGCGACCGTTACAATCCCACCGCATGGTATCTGCTGGGCCGCATCTATGACGCACAGGGCGATATGCCCCGCGCGCGTCTGGCCAGCGCGGAAAAGCAGATCATGACGGGCGATCCCGGCGCGGCGCTGCAAAACGCGCAGGCCGCCAGCGCATCGCTGCCCGAATCGACGCCCGACTGGCTTCGCGCCAATGATATTGCCATGGAAGCGCGCGCGCAGATCGAACAACGATCGAAACGCCGCTGACATCCGAAACGACAGGTCCCCATCCGCCATGACTTTCCGCCTATCCCCGCTTCGCATCGTGCTGGTCGCCGCGCTTCTGGCCGTGGTGGTGCTGGGCGCATTCTGGGCCCTGCGCGCCAACGGGCCCGAGGATGCCGACGCCGATGCCAAGGCCACGATCGCCGCGGCGGGCTTCTCGGCAGAGCAGGAGGAAGCCATCGGCCTGATGGTGCGGCAATATATCCTCGAACATCCCGAAGTGCTGCCCGAGGCGATCGCCGAATTGCAGCGCCGCCAGACCACCGAACAGCTGGCCAATGCGGGCGACGGGCTGACCAAGGCTTTTCCCGGCGCGGTGCTGGGCAATCCCAAGGGCAGCAAGGTTCTGGTGGAATTCAGCGATTACGCCTGCGGCTATTGCCGCCAGTCGGTCGAGGATGTGAAAGCGCTGGTCGCGGCGGACAGCGACCTGCAAGTGGTGATCCGCGAATTCCCGATCCTCAGCCAAGGCTCGGTGGAAGCCGCCAAAATGGCGCTGGCCGCTGCGAAACAGGGCAAGTTCGAAGCCTTTCACGAAGCCATGTACGCACAGGGCCGTCCCACCGACGATGCCATCGAACTGGCCGCGAAACAGGCGGGCCTCGACATGACCCGCGCCCGCGCCGATGCCGGCAGCGAGGACGTGGCGAAAGAGATCGAGGCCAATCGCGAATTCGCCCAGCAATTGCAGATCAGCGGCACGCCCGCATGGATCGCGGGCGATCAGGTGATGGAAGGCGCGGTCGGCCAGTCTGCCCTGCGCGTGGCGCTCTACCCCGAAAAGCGGTGACGCATCGCGCCATGAAAGCGGCGCTGGCCGCGCTGGCCGCGCTGGCCATGGCCTTGCCGGCGCTGCCCGCCACGGCGCAAGAGGCGAACCCCTATCGCCAGTTGCAGATGCTGGACGCGCGGGTGCAATCGATCGGCTGGCGGCTGATCCGCGCCAATGCGCCCTTTTGTCAGGCCACGATCCCTGCCGTCGGCCTGCTGTTGCAGGACAGCCATAGCTGGACCGATCCCGCCGCCATGCGTGCCGCGCTGGGGCTGGACAGCGACATCTCCATCGGCGCGGTCGCCAGCGGATCGCCTGCCGACAAGGCGGGTCTGCGCGCCAACCGGCCGGTGATGGCGCTGGACGGTGTGGACGCGGCACAATTCCCCGATGCGGAACCGGGCGATTATCAAAGGCTGACCACGCTGCATGACCGGATCGACGCCGCGCTGGTCCGCGATGGCGCGCTGGCCATAGCCATCGGCACGGCGGATGGCCCGCAAGAACTGTCGATCACCGGAGTGCCCGCCTGCGCCAGCCGCTTCGAACTGCTGACCAGCGGCGATTCGGCGCGCGCCGACGGGCAACGCGTGCTCGTCACCCGCAGGCTGGTCGATGCGATCCCCGACGATGACATGCTGGCCGCAGCCATTGCGCACGAACTGGCGCACAACCTGCTGCGCCATCCGCAAAAGCGCATCGAGGAAGGCAAGAGCTGGGGCAAGATCCGCCATAACGAGCGCGAGGCCGACCGGCTTTCGGTCTGGCTGCTGGCCAATGCCGGTTTCGACACGGCAGGGGCAGTGCGTTTTCAGCGGGAATGGATGCGCCACCACGATTACGGCTTTCTTGCCCCCACCCATGACGCATGGGACGAACGGATCGACGCCATCGAACAGGAACGCGCGCTGATCGCGGCGCTGGATGCCGCCCCTTACGACTGGTCCGGCCGCTTCCCGATGAGCCGCGAGGACGCCAAGCCCTGACGTCTTGAATCGACCACGCGCCCCGCATCTGCGACGGGCAGCCCCCGCCGGTCAGGTCGCAGAAGGGTTTGCCAACTGTTGCGCCGCGATATTTTCGGTTATCGAGTCGACACCATGGCCGTCTTGCCCGTTCGCCCGCTTCCGTTCTTCGCCGACAAGAACCGCGCCTTCTGGCGCTTGCAGTCGCTTGGCTGGGGCGGGGCGATGTTGCTGCGCGCCATGTCCAGCCTTGCCAATGCGCAGCCGGTGTCGTTCCTTGTCATCGTGCTGGTGGCGACCTTCACCGGCTTTTCGATCAGCCTGATCCTCTCGGTCATCTTCCGCACGCTGATCGGGCGCAAGCCACTGGTGACATGGGGGGCGACCGCGCTGGTGCTGGCCGTGGCGGTCAGCCTTTATGCCTTTATCGATTCATGGGTGATCTCGCTCTATCGCCCGTCCAGCGATCCGGGCTTCGCCTCGCTGTTTCTGGGCGTATTCTACCTCGATCTCACCCTGTTGGGCGCATGGTCGGCGCTGTATTACGCGATTAATTTCTTCCTGCAGGTCGAAGAACAGAACGACCGGTTGCTCAGCCTTGAAAATCAGGCGACCAGCGCGCAGCTGGCCATGCTGCGCTATCAGCTCAATCCGCATTTCCTGTTCAACACGCTGAATTCCATCAGCACTCTGGTGCTTTTGAAACAGACCGAACCGGCCAATGCGATGCTCTCGCGCCTGTCCAGCTTTTTGCGCTATACTCTGGTCAATCCGCCGACGGGTCGCGTCACCGTTGCGCAAGAGATCGATACGCTGAAACTCTATCTCGACATCGAACGCATGCGGTTCGAGGAACGCCTGCGCACCCGCTTCGACATCGATGACGAAGCGCGCGAGGCCGTGCTGCCTTCGCTGCTGCTGCAACCGCTGGTCGAAAACGCGATCAAATATGCCGTCAGCCCGCAGGAAAGCGGCGCGGAAATCTCCGTCTCGGCACAGCGCAAGGCGGACAGGCTGCGCATTACGGTGGCCGATACCGGTCCGGGCGTGCCGTTCGGCGTCGATCCCGATGCGGTGATCGGCGTCGCGCATCAGGGGACGACGGTCGATACGCGCCATTCCACCGGCGTCGGCCTTGCCAATATCCGCGAACGTCTGGCGCAGGCCTATGGCGAGGAGCAGCGCTTCGAAATCCGCTCGCGCCCGCACGAGGGCTTTGCCGTCATCATCGAATTGCCCTTCGAAACCGCCGAGGGCGTCAATCCGCCGAAAGCGGCGCACGGATCGTCGGGGTCAGTCATGTTCCAGCCAGAAACCATGTCCTAGCTCGCTCGTTATTCCCTGAACCCTCTTTGACAGGAACCGCACAAAATGAGCATCCGCACGATCATCGTCGATGACGAGAAGCTGGCCATCCAGGGCCTCCAGCTGAGGCTCGAACAATTTCCGGATATCGAGATTATCGCCACCTGCGCCAACGGGCGCGAGGCGATCCGCGCGATCAAGACGGAGAAACCCGACCTCGTTTTCCTCGACATCCAGATGCCCGGTTTCGACGGGTTTTCGGTGGTGAAGGGCGTGATGGGCATCGATCCGCCGCTGTTCATCTTCGTCACCGCCTATTCCGAACATGCGCTGAAAGCGTTCGAGGCCAATGCCGTCGATTATCTGATGAAGCCGGTCGAGGAAGACCGTCTGGCCGACGCCGTATCGCGCGCCCGCACCCGCATCGCGGAAAAGAAAAACACCGAGGAAGTCGAAAAGCTGAAAAACGTGCTGGCCGAAGTCGCCCCCGACGCGATCGACGCCATGCCCGAGGGCGAGGAAACCGCCACCGGCCGGTTCGAAAAGATGCTCAACGTCAAGGATCGCGGCCAGATCTTCCGCGTCGATGTCGATACGATCGAACATATCGAAGCCGCGGGCGATTACATGTGCATCTATACCGGCGATAATTCGCTGATCCTGCGCGAAACGATGAAGGATCTGGAACGCCGCCTCGACCCGCGCCATTTTCAGCGCGTGCACCGCTCGACCATCGTCAATCTGGATCAGGTCCGTCAGGTAAAGCCGCACACCAATGGCGAATGCTTCCTCGTGCTGGGCTCGGGCGCGGAAGTGAAAGTGTCGCGCAGCTATCGCGACGTGGTGGCGCGTTTCGTGCATTGATTTGTTGGCCCGCCCGTGGGGCGGGCACCCTCAGACGCCGGGCGGCGGGCGTCCGCCCGCCTTGGCGTCGCGCCAATAAGGCGCGGCGCGCAGTCGCGCTTGCGGGACTCGCTTCGCGGCACATTTTTGTTTTGGTCCCTCAAACGGCGGGCGGGGCGCATCCGCGCCCCTTGCCTTCGCGCCAATAAGGCGCGGCGCGCGTTCGCGCTTGCGGGACTCGCTTCGCGGCCCGGTTCGGTTTGGATTGGCGCCCTGCGGCTGGCAATTTTTTCGGTTGGGTTGAAGTCCTTGATCAAACACCGCATCTGGCTTGCATGAACGACTTCACGCTGACCGGCTTCGATCTCGATGCCTTCGTACAGGCCACTCTGGCCGAGGATCTGGGCGTCGGGCTGGAAGGGGGCGGCGTCGATGTCACCAGTTCCAGCGTCATCCCCGAAGATGCGCGCTTTTCGGGCGTGATGGACAGCCGCGATGCGATCACCGTCGCGGGGCTGCCGATTGCCGCCGCCTTTTTCACCGCGCTCGATCCGGATGTAGAGATCGAGATGCTGGTGACCGACGGCACCGCGGTCGGGGCGGGGACCGATCTGATGCGCCTGTCGGGCAATGCCCGCGCCTTGCTGACGGCGGAACGCAGCGCGTTGAACACCGTCCAGCACCTGTCGGGCATCGCCACCATGGCCGCGCAATATGTCGCCGCCATCGGCGGGAAATGCACGCTGCTCGATACGCGCAAGACCATACCGGGCATGCGCTTTCTTGAAAAATACGCGACGAAAATGGGCGGCGCGCAGAACCATCGCATGGGGCTGTGGGATGCCGCGATGATCAAGGATAACCATGTCGCCGTCGCGGGCGGCGTGGGTGAAGCCGTGGCCCGCGCCAAGACCGCCGGCGTGGCCGAGATCATTTGCGAGGTCGATCGCATCGACCAGATCGAACCCGCGCTGGAGGCCGGGGCGACCCATCTGCTGCTCGACAACATGCCCCCCGCCACCCTGCGCGAGGCGGTGGCGATGATTGCCGAACGCGTTCCGGCAGAGGCTTCGGGCGGGGTCACGCTGGAAACGATCGGCGCGATCGCGGAAACGGGGGTCGACTATATCTCGGTCGGCCGACTGACCCAAAGCGCGCCTGCCGCCGATATCGGGCTGGATTTCCAGATCGCGTAAAGCGGCGAATCACCGCCTTCCGGCAAAAAACCCGCGCAGCAGTTCCGCTGCCTCGTCCTCGCCAATGCCGCCGTAAACCTCGGGCCGGTGCAGGCTGCCCGCGCGGTCGAACAGGCGCGGGCCATGGTCGACCGCGCCGCCTTTCGGGTCGCCCGCCCCGTAATAGACGCGCGCGATCCGTGCATGCTGGATCGCGCCCGCGCACATCGGGCAGGGTTCCAGGGTGACATAAAGATCGCAGCCCGCCAGCCTTTCGTCGCCCAGCACTTCGGCGGCGGCGCGAATCGCCAGCATTTCGGCATGGGCCGTCGGATCGTGCAGTCCGCGCGGCGCATTATGCGCCGCCGCCACGACCGCGCCATCCTTTACCACCACCGCGCCCACGGGGACTTCGCCGCGCTCTTGCGCATGACGCGCCTGTTCCAGTGCCAGCGCCATGGGTTCGGGAAGGGGCCATCTGTTCATTGCCTGCGGGGCTTGCCCGAATCGGCCAATGCGGGCAATGGCAACCGCGAAAGCGCCGATGGCGCGGCCTTGTTACGGCGAGTTGCTTGACGATTCGCCATGGGGCCGCTATGCGCGCCGCTTTCTCCGGCAGATTGCCAGTTTCCAAGCTGGGCCGGAACCACCGGATTCTTTGAAAGCGAGTTGTAAGCCATGTCGCGCATCTGCGAACTGACCGGCAAGGGTCGCCAGATCGGCCACAATGTGAGCCACGCCAATAACAAGACCAAGCGCGTCTTTCTGCCCAACCTGCAGAACGTCACGCTGATGAGCGAGAAGCTGGAGCGCAGCTTCAAGTTCCGCGTTTCGACGCAGGGCCTTCGTTCGGTCGAACATAATGGCGGCCTCGACAACTGGCTGCTGAAGACCAACGACGAAAAGCTGTCGCTGCGCGCCCGCAAGGTAAAGCGCGAGCTGATCAAGGCTGCCTAAGGCCCCTTAACGGTGTCGACCCCGCCTGCGTTACAGCGCGGCGGGGTCTGCCGTTAATTCCAGCAGCTTGGTCGACTGCAGGATTTGCTGCTGGTTGTCGTCCGACACCAGCCAGACCCTTATCCGCCCCTCCGCACCCGGCGCAGCGGCGATCCCTTCGTAATTATCCGACAGCGCACCGCCCGTGATGGTGGCGACAGGCTGTGCCCGCACCAGTGCGGCGGATTCGATCGGGCGCGGATCGATCAGCGCGATCATGCTGTAGAACCGGAACGGAAAGCGCAGATCGCGTCCCAGCACCAGCACGCGTCCGTCGGGCAACACGGCCGCGCCCACCGGCTTGTAATCGCCGGGCATGGCCAGATGCGCATGAACAGGCTCTGCGCTCTTTACCGGATCGCCCGAAAACAGCAGCATGGGGAATGTTTGGTCGCGGCCATCTTCGCGCAACTCGCCTATGACCAGAAATCGCCCGTCATCCAGTCGCACCATGGCCTCGGGACCGATATTCGATGGCCATAACTCCATCGCTATGGGGTCGACATCGGCCTGTCGCGAACCGTCAATCCCATAAGACACAATCCGGTTGTCGGTTTCCATCGCCGTCCAGAAAGCACCGGTTGCAGGTTCGACCGCGATGCTTTCGACATCGTCGGTCTCCATGCGGAAACCGGCGGGACGGTGAAGCTTGCCAATCCGATGCCCGGCGCTTCCCTGCAAAGTCGGGGGGGCCATTACGACCAGAGAGCTTCGGTCGCCCACGGCGATCAGACGCCCGTCGGGTAGCACATCCAGGCCCGACAGGCCTGTCACCAATGCCGGGTCGCCCGTCAATTGCCATGCACCGACAATCTCGAAAGGAGCCAGCGAGCGTATCGCAGCGCGCGGCGCGGCGATCGGGCGAAAGCGAATCTCTTGCGATCCGCTGATGTCGATCGGGGTCGAACGGAACCACACCACGGCGAGTACGAAACCGGCAAAAACCAGCACAGCCAGATCCCGCGCCTTGCGACGCCATGCGCGGCGCGGAATTTTCATCGAAAAAGACCCCTTAGCCCTGCGGTCCGGTAAACAGCAGCGGGTCGAGCCGCGAGGTGCCCCACATCAGGCTCCAATGCAGATGCGGGCCGGTGGCGCGCCCGCTCGATCCGATCAGCCCCAGTTGCTGCCCCTGCTTCACATGGTCGCCCTGTTTCACATCCAGGCTTTGCGAATGAAGAAACGCGCTGTTGAGCCCGTTGCCGTGGTCGATGATCAGCAGATTACCCTCTAGCGAGAAGTCGCTGGCAGCCAGCACGACCACACCGTCGGCAGGCGCAACATAGGGGGTTCCCGCGCCCGGCGCGATGTCGATGCCGGTGTGATAGCTGCCCGGTTCGCCGCGATAGATGCGCTGCGATCCGAAACGACCCGAAATGCGGCCCTTCACCGGCCAGATGAAATCCTGCCGCCAACCGGCCGCATCGGTTTTCATTGCGCGGGCGGCATAGATCCGCTCCAGCTCGGGCCGGCGGCGCTGCATAAAGCTCTCGCTCGCCCCGCCGGCGCGGCGGGCAGCATTGATATGCTCGATATTCCAGTCGCGCGGCGACACGGTCAGCGTCTGACGCGCCGTGGTTCCGTCGCTGCGCGTGGCGACCAGCGTGGCGCTGCGGCCCGCATCGCGGTCGAATGCCGCCAGAAACGATCCGTCTGCCGCCATCGGCACCGGCGCATCGTCCAGCATCAACGACACCGTACCCGCGGGGGCAACGCCGCGAATCCAGCCGCCCTGCGTCAACTCGCCCGAAAAAGCGAATGTCGCGGGCGGCAATGCTGCGGGAACGGAAGCCGGCGCGGGGGTCGGCGCAGCTGATAGCGCGGGAGTGGGTGCACCCTGCTCCGCAGCCACGGCCTGCGGCTGATCGGCAGCCGGAACGACGGTGCAGCCTGCAGCCAGCACCGCAAGCGATGCCGTGGCCGCCCGTATCATTTGTCTTGCAGCAGGCGCTGGGTCGCGATTTCGGCAGTGGCATAGGGCTCCTGCCGGTCCACGCTCCAGTAACGCAGCATGTCGAGCGCGATCGGCGCGCCGGTGACCGCGCACAGCACGTGATCGCCGGGCGTCATCTGGCGGAACCCGTTGGGGCCATAGAGAAGCTTGGCAGGGCCGGTAGAGGAATTCATCAACATGCCCCCAAACTAACGATCATCGCGGGTTAAAACAATGATTGCTGCTCGGGACCGCCTTCTTTCGGCGCGTCCTGCCGGGTGCGACGGGGGGTGGCCCTTGGTGCATGGGTGGGTGAAGGCGGGGATGAAGGCGCGCTACCCGCAGGCACCGTATCGATGGTGCCGTCCGCGAATCGCAGCGTCAGCCCCGCTTGCGCCGTCGCGGCGGCACGGCTTGTCACCGTTTCCCCGTTCGCGCCGGTCACCACGGCATAACCGCGCTCCAGCGGGGCATAGGGGTT
Coding sequences:
- a CDS encoding M23 family metallopeptidase; translation: MIRAATASLAVLAAGCTVVPAADQPQAVAAEQGAPTPALSAAPTPAPASVPAALPPATFAFSGELTQGGWIRGVAPAGTVSLMLDDAPVPMAADGSFLAAFDRDAGRSATLVATRSDGTTARQTLTVSPRDWNIEHINAARRAGGASESFMQRRRPELERIYAARAMKTDAAGWRQDFIWPVKGRISGRFGSQRIYRGEPGSYHTGIDIAPGAGTPYVAPADGVVVLAASDFSLEGNLLIIDHGNGLNSAFLHSQSLDVKQGDHVKQGQQLGLIGSSGRATGPHLHWSLMWGTSRLDPLLFTGPQG
- a CDS encoding DUF2093 domain-containing protein produces the protein MLMNSSTGPAKLLYGPNGFRQMTPGDHVLCAVTGAPIALDMLRYWSVDRQEPYATAEIATQRLLQDK
- a CDS encoding esterase-like activity of phytase family protein, whose protein sequence is MKIPRRAWRRKARDLAVLVFAGFVLAVVWFRSTPIDISGSQEIRFRPIAAPRAAIRSLAPFEIVGAWQLTGDPALVTGLSGLDVLPDGRLIAVGDRSSLVVMAPPTLQGSAGHRIGKLHRPAGFRMETDDVESIAVEPATGAFWTAMETDNRIVSYGIDGSRQADVDPIAMELWPSNIGPEAMVRLDDGRFLVIGELREDGRDQTFPMLLFSGDPVKSAEPVHAHLAMPGDYKPVGAAVLPDGRVLVLGRDLRFPFRFYSMIALIDPRPIESAALVRAQPVATITGGALSDNYEGIAAAPGAEGRIRVWLVSDDNQQQILQSTKLLELTADPAAL